One stretch of Podospora pseudoanserina strain CBS 124.78 chromosome 4, whole genome shotgun sequence DNA includes these proteins:
- a CDS encoding hypothetical protein (COG:E; MEROPS:MER0017622; EggNog:ENOG503NYX7), with protein sequence MEYKPIPPSPARFKPQIIIHGGAGNITPETLPPDRYSQYRESLLTIIGKTHHYMVTPEPSTNTLPSSLSTATYAVALLEDNPLFNAGHGAVFTRDGYNELEASIMVSHPGSYPKRGVGVTGLRHIRNPILLAKAILQHGEDDLLGRHSQSPSANMLDVPNAQGHTLIHGPAAEQLAKQYNLAIVPQSYFYTQTRWDEHTRALERERQNPGKSLATYSKEEYLPQGTVGAVTLDEQGIITVATSTGGLTNKLTGRIGDTPSVGAGFWAEEWAEEGDPSGHAELRCRPGPVVVISDALKGLMADCLPSPFSYNPAFKTPNVVTTRAMAVSGTGNGDSFLRTAAARTVGAMARFGGVSSKEAVSKVAGPGGELEKSAGDRWGLTGEGAGGIIGIEIAEARDDNGMLLNARCDVLQDFNCGGMFRAWVDRRSHAHFRVWQPDGSTPAGYESEDVFGMDLRRASKRSEPIAF encoded by the coding sequence ATGGAATACAaacccatccctccctccccagcccgCTTCAAGCCCCAAATTATCATCCACGGCGGAGCCGGCAACATCACCCCCGAAACACTCCCACCAGACCGCTACAGTCAATATCGTGAATCactcctcaccatcatcggcaAGACCCATCACTACATGGTCACTCCTGaaccctccaccaacaccctcccttcctccctctccacagCAACCTACGCCGTCGCCCTACTAGAagacaaccccctcttcaacGCCGGCCACGGCGCCGTCTTTACCCGCGACGGCTACAACGAGCTCGAAGCCTCCATAATGGTCTCGCACCCAGGTTCCTACCCCAAACGCGGCGTAGGCGTCACCGGCCTCCGCCACATCCGCAATCCCATCCTCCTAGCAAAAGCAATCCTCCAACATGGAGAAGatgacctcctcggccgccatTCCCAATCACCCTCCGCAAACATGCTCGACGTCCCCAACGCCCAAGGCCACACCCTCATCCACGGTCCAGCAGCAGAACAACTAGCAAAGCAATACAACCTCGCCATTGTCCCCCAATCCTACTTCTACACCCAAACCCGCTGGGACGAGCACACCCGCGCCCTGGAACGCGAAAGGCAAAACCCTGGAAAGAGCCTCGCCACCTACAGCAAAGAAGAATATCTCCCCCAAGGCACCGTCGGCGCCGTGACCCTAGACGAGCAAGGCATCATCACCGTCGCAACCAGCACAGGCGGCCTAACCAACAAGTTGACCGGTCGAATAGGCGACACCCCCTCCGTCGGGGCTGGATTCTGGGCAGAAGAATGGGCTGAAGAAGGGGACCCTTCTGGTCACGCAGAGTTAAGATGTCGGCCCGGcccagtggtggtgatatctGATGCACTGAAAGGTCTCATGGCGGATTGCCTGCCTAGCCCGTTCAGCTACAATCCTGCGTTCAAGACCCCAAATGTGGTGACTACGCGGGCGATGGCGGTTTCGGGGACCGGGAACGGGGATTCGTTTCTTCgtactgctgctgcgaggACCGTGGGGGCGATGGCTCGCTTCGGGGGTGTCTCGTCAAAGGAGGCGGTCTCGAAAGTGGCAGGACCAGGGGgagagctggaaaagagTGCAGGGGATCGGTGGGGTTTGACGGGTGAGGGCGCAGGGGGCATCATTGGTATCGAGATCGCGGAGGCTCGAGACGACAACGGGATGTTGCTCAATGCTCGCTGTGACGTCCTTCAGGACTTTAACTGCGGTGGCATGTTTCGAGCATGGGTTGATAGGCGCAGCCACGCGCATTTCCGGGTGTGGCAGCCAGACGGATCGACGCCGGCTGGCTATGAGTCCGAGGATGTTTTCGGGATGGATCTAAGGAGAGCCAGCAAGAGGAGCGAACCTATAGCATTTTAG